The following is a genomic window from Acidimicrobium ferrooxidans DSM 10331.
GGCGATCGAGGACGACCCGCACGCCACGACGATCGCGCCACCCCGCGACGATCTGGGCCGCGATGGCAGCAGGATCCTCGCTGCGAGGATTGTCGCTGGTGACGATGGCAACGTCAGCCAGCTGCTCGGCAACCGCTCCCATGAGGGGCCGCTTGGCCTGATCACGCTCCCCGCCCGCACCGAAGACGACGAGCAGGCGCCCCCGCGGACCGACCAGGAGTCGAGCCGCCCGCAACACCGCCGCCAGCGCGTCCGGAGAGTGCGCATAGTCGACGACGACCAGGCCTCGCGGGCCGAGGATGCGCTGCATGCGGCCCCGTGGGCTCTCGACCTCGCCGAGCACCCCTCGGAGGAGGTCGGGGTCGAAGCCCACCTGCTCGAGCACGGAAACCGCCAGCAGGATATTGCGGAGATTGTGCTCACCGACGAGACGCGAGCGATACCAGCGTCCGTTGCGACGGAACCGGATCCCTGCCGCATCGATCTCGATGTCCGTCACGGCGCTGATGCTCACCGGTACCACCGGCACCCGCACCGACGCCGCGAGCCTCGCGCCCCAGGGATCGTCGACGTTGATCACGCCGATCGCCGTCCGTTCGGGCTCGAACAGCCGTGCCTTCGCGGCGAAGTAGTCCTCCATCGACCCGTGGAAATCGAGGTGATCTTGCGACAGGTTGGTGAACACCCCGACCCGTACGTGCAGCCCCTCGATGCGCTCCATCGCGATCGCGATCGAGGACACCTCCATCGCCACCCAGCGCCGCCCCGAGTCGCGAAACTCAGCGAGGCGGCGGGCGAGCTCGGGAGCCTCGGGCGTCGTGAGGCGACTCCAGAGCGTGCCGAGCACACCGACCCCTTCCCCGAGGCGCTCGAGCAGCTGGGACACGACCGACACCGTCGTGGTCTTGCCGTTGGTGCCGGTCACACCGATCACCGAGACCGCCGACGACGGGTCGCCGAAGATGCGATGGGCAACGCGGCCGACCGCCGTACGGAGCGAGGCGCGTGGCACCACGAGTTGGGGCACACCGACCGCGACCGGCTGGCCGGCGGTGAGCACCGCGACAGCCCCGCGTCGCACCGCCTCCGCGGCGAAGTCACGCCCGTCCACGTGACGCCCCGGAACCGCGGCGAACAGGTCACCTGCGCGGATCTCGCGGTGGTCGATCGCGATACCGGTCACCGAGGTCGCCCGGTCACCGACGATGCGCGCGTGCTCTACGAGGGCCCCGAGGGCGTCGAGCGTGACGCCAACCTCTGGACCCACCTCGCAGACTCCCCTCCCGCACGGACCCGGACCATGGTAGCCCTGCAGCACGGGGGCAGCGTTCACCCCTGGACCCCAGCCCCTGGATGCATGTCGACGCTGCTCAAAAGGGTCGACGTGACTTGCCCTTCGGGCGTCACCCCGTAGCGAGCCAGCGCAGCGCGCATGATCTGGGAGAACACAGGTGCCGCCGTCATCCCACCGTAGATGGGCACCGGCTGGTCGACCATCACGATCGCACTGAGGACCGGGTGCTGGGCCGGCACCATC
Proteins encoded in this region:
- a CDS encoding UDP-N-acetylmuramoyl-L-alanyl-D-glutamate--2,6-diaminopimelate ligase, with protein sequence MGPEVGVTLDALGALVEHARIVGDRATSVTGIAIDHREIRAGDLFAAVPGRHVDGRDFAAEAVRRGAVAVLTAGQPVAVGVPQLVVPRASLRTAVGRVAHRIFGDPSSAVSVIGVTGTNGKTTTVSVVSQLLERLGEGVGVLGTLWSRLTTPEAPELARRLAEFRDSGRRWVAMEVSSIAIAMERIEGLHVRVGVFTNLSQDHLDFHGSMEDYFAAKARLFEPERTAIGVINVDDPWGARLAASVRVPVVPVSISAVTDIEIDAAGIRFRRNGRWYRSRLVGEHNLRNILLAVSVLEQVGFDPDLLRGVLGEVESPRGRMQRILGPRGLVVVDYAHSPDALAAVLRAARLLVGPRGRLLVVFGAGGERDQAKRPLMGAVAEQLADVAIVTSDNPRSEDPAAIAAQIVAGWRDRRGVRVVLDRRAAIEEAVAMMAPGDVLVVAGKGHERVQVIDGVATPFDDIDVVHAALQDDGGLLA